The Phyllopteryx taeniolatus isolate TA_2022b chromosome 17, UOR_Ptae_1.2, whole genome shotgun sequence genome window below encodes:
- the gucy2d gene encoding retinal guanylyl cyclase 1, whose protein sequence is MASHRDPRFLHNLSYHPRWRRNTLKPRRKRHIWANGDVANGLFKSWSTSSSSSSSSSSSSSSSLLKPKLPLSPVQRYKRCWASWLLMPLLLISSLPCQAWATTFKVALVGPWTCDHFYSKALPDTAARLATARINKDPHLNKGYWYDYTLINEDCKSSRAMARFAELEGYGAAFLGPANPGYCSLAALYAKEWDAGILSWSCLKPNMEEGGMYPTFLRPQPLSSRVLFTVLRYFRWAHVAIISEERDIWEATGNELASSLRALGLPVNPVVTMEAGEGGPRKALTRVRESDRVRVIIMCMPSVLVGGQAQYELLLSALAMRMIDRGYVFIPYDTLLYSLPYNDAFYYTLGNDTRLRKAYDGVLTITMDSGDRNFYQAYKEAQGSYEIRSSTAAENVSPFFGSIYNMMYYVAMAAEQARASSGRWVTGELLASSEGGFEFEGFNQRLRAGRNGEGMQARFVVLDYSGMGNSLYSTHALDAAHTDGRIGGLKYLGRSIHFAGSTPYTDSSCWFSPYFACSGGMDSTTIFFFLLFALVVAGTVNVFIHFKRSGRVGFTFGDGGASPAKVLLTLDDLVFINTQISKRKLNDESIMKSQLDMKTPHHSVSGRSYLASTPDSSSVAVFEGDWVWLKKGPPGAVSSINSSTESVFTKVRDMRHENLNLFLGLFYDSGIFGVVTEHCSRGSLEDLLTNEDVRLDWMFKSSLLMDLIRGMKYLHNRGIVHGRLKSRNCVVDGRFVLKVTDYGFNELLSAQSISMEEEKPEALLWTAPELLRSASLRRKGTFPGDVYSFSIIAQEVISRSAPFCMLDMPPKEIISKVKEPPPLCRPSVSVDEAPLDVIQVMKQAWSEEPDKRPTFHDIFKQFKNITKGKKTNIIDSMLRMLEQYSSNLEDLIRERTEELEVERQKTDQLLAQMLPKSVAQALKTGKPVKPEHFKEVTLYFSDIVGFTTISALSEPIEVVDLLNDLYTLFDAIIGVHDVYKVETIGDAYMVASGVPNRNGNRHAAEMANMSLDILHCIGTFKMRHMPELKVRIRIGLHSGPVVAGVVGLTMPRYCLFGDTVNTASRMESTGLSYRIHVNQSTVDILNDLKLGYKIQVRGLTELKGKGVENTYWLVGREDFKKPLPIPADLQGGSNHGIALDEIPPDRRQKFLDRQKKMG, encoded by the exons ATGGCAAGTCACAGAGACCCTCGTTTCCTGCATAACCTGTCCTACCACCCTCGATGGCGGCGCAACACATTAAAACCCAGGAGAAAAAGACACATCTGGGCAAACGGTGACGTAGCTAACGGTCTCTTTAAATCCTGgtccacatcatcatcatcatcatcatcatcatcatcatcatcatcatcatcattgttaAAACCAAAGTTGCCATTGTCTCCGGTACAGCGTTATAAGCGCTGTTGGGCAAGCTGGCTTTTAATGCCCTTACTCCTGATCTCATCCCTACCTTGTCAGGCCTGGGCAACCACTTTCAAGGTGGCCCTGGTTGGACCCTGGACTTGTGACCACTTTTACTCCAAAGCCCTGCCGGACACGGCGGCCCGCCTCGCCACCGCGCGCATCAACAAGGACCCCCACCTTAACAAAGGCTACTGGTACGACTACACGCTGATCAACGAGGACTGCAAGTCATCCCGTGCCATGGCTCGCTTCGCTGAGCTCGAAGGATACGGCGCCGCCTTCCTGGGGCCGGCCAACCCGGGATACTGCTCTTTGGCTGCTTTGTACGCTAAAGAGTGGGACGCTGGAATTCTCTCCTGGAGTTGCCTGAAACCGAACATGGAAGAAGGAGGGATGTATCCCACTTTCCTACGCCCACAGCCGTTGTCCTCACGTGTCCTTTTCACAGTGCTACGCTACTTTCGGTGGGCCCACGTGGCGATCATCTCGGAGGAGAGGGACATCTGGGAGGCCACTGGAAATGAGCTGGCTTCTTCTCTGAGGGCTTTGGGCCTGCCCGTCAACCCCGTAGTGACCATGGAGGCGGGCGAGGGCGGGCCGAGGAAGGCCTTGACAAGAGTACGGGAATCTGATCGGGTTCGAG TGATCATTATGTGCATGCCTTCTGTCCTGGTTGGTGGCCAAGCTCAGTACGAGCTTTTGCTGTCTGCTTTAGCCATGCGAATGATTGACCGCGGCTACGTCTTCATCCCCTACGACACACTGCTTTACTCTCTTCCGTACAACGACGCGTTCTACTACACCCTCGGCAATGACACCAGGCTGAGGAAAGCCTACGATGGGGTGCTCACCATCACCATGGACTCTGGAGACCGCAATTTTTATCAGGCCTATAAAGAGGCTCAGGGCAGCTACGAAATCCGCAGCAGCACCGCAGCAGAGAAC GTTTCTCCGTTCTTCGGCTCCATCTACAACATGATGTATTACGTAGCGATGGCCGCCGAGCAGGCCCGTGCGAGTAGCGGCCGTTGGGTGACCGGTGAGCTCCTCGCATCCAGTGAGGGCGGCTTCGAATTCGAGGGCTTCAACCAGCGCTTGAGGGCGGGTAGGAACGGTGAAGGCATGCAGGCTCGCTTCGTCGTGCTGGACTACAGCGGCATGGGCAACTCTCTCTACTCCACTCACGCTCTGGATGCCGCACACACAGACGGCAGGATCGGAGGGTTGAAATATCTCGGTCGCTCAATCCATTTTGCAGGCAGTACCCCTTACACGGATTCCAGCTGTTGGTTTAGTCCTTATTTTGCCTGCAGTGGAG GAATGGATTCTACTACaatcttctttttccttctcttcGCTTTGGTGGTTGCCGGTACCGTAAACGTCTTCATTCATTTCAA GAGGAGCGGCAGAGTGGGCTTTACCTTTGGAGACGGTGGCGCCAGTCCCGCCAAAGTACTCCTGACTCTGGATGACTTGGTTTTCATTAAcacacaaatcagcaaaagg AAGCTGAACGATGAAAGCATCATGAAAAGTCAGCTGGATATGAAGACACCTCACCACTCCGTGTCCGGTCGCAGCTATTTAGCTTCGACACCAGACAGCTCCAGTGTTGCTGTATTTGAG GGTGATtgggtttggttgaagaaaggCCCACCAGGAGCTGTATCAAGCATCAATAGCAGCACAGAGTCAGTCTTCACCAAG GTCAGAGATATGAGGCACGAGAATCTCAATCTGTTCCTGGGACTGTTCTACGACTCTGGCATTTTCGGAGTGGTGACGGAACACTGCTCCAGAGGCAGCTTGGAGGACCTGCTCACCAACGAGGACGTACGTCTGGACTGGATGTTCAAGTCGTCCCTGCTGATGGATCTTATCAGG GGGATGAAGTACTTGCACAATCGAGGAATCGTTCACGGGCGCCTCAAATCCCGAAACTGTGTGGTGGACGGTCGCTTCGTGCTGAAGGTGACTGATTATGGCTTCAATGAACTTCTCAGCGCCCAGAGCATCAGCATGGAGGAAGAAAAGCCCGAGG CTCTGCTCTGGACCGCTCCTGAGCTGCTGCGCAGCGCTTCTCTGAGGAGAAAGGGGACTTTTCCAGGGGACGTCTACAGCTTTTCCATCATTGCGCAGGAAGTTATTTCCCGCTCGGCGCCGTTTTGTATGCTGGACATGCCACCCAAGG AGATTATCAGCAAGGTCAAAGAGCCGCCTCCTTTGTGTCGGCCCTCCGTGTCCGTGGACGAGGCTCCCCTGGACGTCATCCAGGTCATGAAGCAGGCCTGGAGCGAAGAACCCGACAAGAGGCCCACATTTCATGATATTTTCAAACAG tttaaaaacatcACCAAAGGAAAGAAGACCAACATTATCGACTCGATGTTGCGCATGTTGGAGCAGTACTCCTCCAACTTGGAGGATCTGATCCGGGAGAGGACAGAGGAGTTGGAGGTGGAGAGACAAAAGACTGACCAACTGTTGGCTCAGATGTTGCCCAA GTCTGTGGCCCAGGCGCTGAAGACAGGCAAGCCGGTCAAACCCGAGCACTTCAAAGAGGTCACGCTCTACTTTAGCGACATCGTGGGCTTCACCACCATCTCGGCTCTCAGCGAGCCCATCGAGGTGGTCGACCTGCTGAACGACCTCTACACGCTGTTCGACGCCATCATCGGGGTACATGACGTGTACAAG GTGGAGACTATCGGAGACGCGTACATGGTGGCCTCCGGAGTCCCCAACAGGAACGGCAACCGTCATGCAGCCGAGATGGCCAACATGTCTCTTGACATCCTCCACTGCATCGGCACCTTCAAGATGAGACACATGCCTGAATTAAAAGTTAGGATCCGGATCGGCTTGCACTCCG GCCCGGTCGTCGCAGGAGTCGTGGGCCTCACGATGCCTCGGTACTGCCTCTTTGGCGACACGGTCAACACAGCATCTCGAATGGAGTCCACCGGGTTGT CTTACAGAATACATGTCAACCAGAGCACAGTAGACATCCTGAACGACTTGAAGCTAGGCTACAAAATTCAAGTTCGAGGTCTGACGGAATTAAAG GGCAAAGGTGTTGAGAACACGTACTGGTTGGTGGGAAGGGAAGATTTCAAGAAACCTCTGCCCATTCCAGCAGACCTTCAAGG CGGAAGCAATCACGGCATCGCCTTGGACGAGATTCCTCCTGACCGAAGACAAAAGTTTCTGGATCGACAGAAGAAGATGGGCTAG
- the si:ch211-284e13.4 gene encoding insulin receptor substrate 1-B isoform X2 — protein sequence MENQGAELQNDEDVQRSGYLRKHKSMHRRFFVLRTASERGPARLEYYENEKKFRSKSPVPKKVLNLETCFNINKRADSKNKHLIVLYTRSESFAIAADSEEVQNQWYQAMLDLQCNCRSPDDYGSSGECSSPSPIPTFKEVWQVKVWPKGLGHARNLVGIYRLCLTDKTVNFVKLNSDVAAVVLQLMNVRRCGHSENFFFIEVGRSAITGPGEFWMQVDDSVVAQNMHETLLEAMKALSEEFRQRSKSQSVGTSCGGGTASNPISVPSRRHHPNLPPSQVGFARRARTETPGGSSTGTSPTSRHGFPRARTASIGARSEESGASTRSTWASSSPSLNGSCSTTPTLRPKPTRAPTPAKITLSLARYTPNPAPSPASSLSSSSGHGSECGLAGAAAGGMTVCSYPRVSQRVSVSGSPSDYGSSDEYGSSPGEHSLLVPGMAAHHGHGEGPSSYIVMGQREGFFGSHHRSKGRRILRRSSSRDSEAERRLLSKRASLPLATHERLAPHRKDDDEDDEYAIMSQSGNREGSGSGSVALGRGRRDAAGENRKSFDKGREADARAPSDSGYMSMLPGVTSPAAHDEYMAMTPNNSVSPPQHMRQPSSEGYMVMSPNSSVAAELHGLGMWDSRASVESRVASDYMNVSPVSSRSACSTPPSHPEQHQLQPKMFNSYFSLPRAYQHTLYSRFEEDLNKGECKKDTSDSAGMSGGAGCNKRNKMGAAPTGGFQLSMSSSSFSSSSASSESLEDKSVSAGKGLSLYKSAGACAKDGRHLQKRGSSCKSPKQQRRGRPLSMSADIAKANTLPRVKENVPPMAAHNVGEYVSIVFKEDNKYNGGRRAGPDRAQAVIHGTLRPSNQPLLVPDNAANLPRSFSAPLAASAEYVGMDVGKSSTPLSPPQDAVPKARLERGAFSPLAPDGNSVNRPKGKMAADALNSFIDKNISDPSLSARPASRSGPPVSMEEETGLGFSPAKSLQSPEHSGRHARADAQGRRGRRSETFNSPPSVPRHPPSATRVFPEGAQPAGHRHTLDRSLWESGPAASSSDAPPPQASSEQGLNYIDLDLAIKESPQGGAEHSSATYNIGAGATGSGASSSLNTYASIDFYKSEELRAHQIGRKEDPDC from the exons ATGGAGAACCAAGGCGCCGAGCTGCAGAATGACGAAGACGTGCAGAGAAGCGGCTACCTCCGCAAGCACAAATCAATGCACCGGCGCTTCTTCGTGCTGAGGACGGCCTCGGAGCGTGGTCCCGCTCGCTTGGAGTATTACGAGAACGAGAAGAAATTCCGCAGCAAATCTCCCGTGCCCAAGAAAGTGCTGAACCTGGAGACGTGCTTCAACATCAACAAGCGGGCGGATTCCAAGAACAAGCACCTGATCGTGCTCTACACCCGCAGCGAGAGCTTCGCCATCGCCGCCGACAGCGAGGAGGTCCAAAACCAGTGGTACCAAGCCATGCTGGACCTCCAGTGCAATT GTAGATCTCCTGACGACTACGGAAGTAGCGGCGAGTGTAGTTCTCCGTCTCCGATTCCAACTTTCAAGGAGGTGTGGCAGGTTAAAGTTTGGCCAAAAGGTCTTGGACACGCCAGGAACTTAGTAGGCATCTACCGCCTGTGCCTAACTGACAAGACCGTCAACTTTGTCAAGCTCAACTCTGACGTGGCCGCTGTGGTGCTGCAGCTGATGAATGTTCGCAGATGCGGCCATTCGGAGAACTTTTTCTTCATCGAGGTGGGTCGTTCAGCCATAACCGGGCCCGGAGAGTTTTGGATGCAAGTGGACGATTCTGTGGTGGCTCAGAACATGCACGAGACCTTGCTGGAGGCCATGAAAGCTCTAAGCGAGGAGTTCCGCCAGCGCAGCAAATCTCAGTCCGTGGGGACGTCATGCGGCGGCGGAACCGCTTCCAACCCCATCAGCGTTCCGAGTCGCCGGCATCACCCGAATCTGCCGCCCAGTCAGGTAGGCTTCGCCAGGCGAGCCCGCACGGAGACCCCCGGCGGCAGCAGTACCGGCACCTCGCCGACGTCACGCCACGGATTCCCGCGGGCTCGAACGGCAAGCATCGGGGCCAGGTCAGAGGAGAGCGGAGCGAGTACCAGGTCGACGTGGGCCAGCTCCAGCCCGAGTCTTAACGGATCCTGCTCGACGACTCCCACGCTCAGGCCCAAGCCCACCAGGGCCCCCACCCCTGCGAAGATTACCCTCAGCCTCGCACGCTACACGCCTAACCCCGCTCCCTCTCCTGCTTCGAGCCTGTCCTCCAGCTCCGGTCACGGCTCCGAGTGCGGCCTGGCGGGCGCGGCGGCCGGAGGTATGACGGTGTGCTCCTACCCCCGTGTGTCTCAGAGAGTTTCTGTTTCAGGTTCCCCGAGCGACTACGGCTCCTCGGACGAATACGGCTCCAGTCCCGGTGAACACTCGCTGCTCGTGCCCGGTATGGCTGCCCATCACGGGCACGGAGAAGGGCCCTCGAGCTACATCGTCATGGGTCAGCGAGAGGGCTTCTTCGGTTCCCATCATCGCTCCAAAGGCCGACGAATTCTCCGGCGCTCATCCAGTCGGGATTCTGAGGCAGAACGACGACTACTAAGCAAGAGGGCTTCTCTGCCTTTGGCCACCCACGAACGACTGGCTCCGCATCGGAAAGATGACGACGAGGACGATGAATATGCCATAATGTCACAGAGTGGCAACAGGGAAGGCTCCGGCTCCGGCAGCGTGGCGCTAGGGCGCGGGCGGCGTGACGCGGCAGGGGAAAACAGGAAGAGTTTTGACAAAGGGAGAGAAGCAGATGCAAGAGCTCCTTCGGATAGCGGCTACATGTCAATGCTGCCTGGAGTCACGTCTCCGGCCGCACACGACGAGTACATGGCCATGACGCCCAACAACAGCGTGTCCCCGCCTCAGCACATGCGGCAGCCCAGCTCAGAGGGCTACATGGTCATGTCGCCCAATAGTAGCGTCGCCGCAGAGTTGCACGGACTGGGTATGTGGGATAGCCGGGCCAGCGTCGAGAGCCGGGTGGCCAGCGACTACATGAACGTCTCACCCGTCAGTAGCCGTTCTGCTTGTAGCACACCACCTTCCCACCCCGAACAGCACCAACTGCAACCGAAAATGTTCAATTCCTACTTTTCTCTGCCCCGAGCTTATCAGCATACCCTCTACAGTCGCTTTGAGGAGGACTTAAACAAAGGGGAGTGCAAAAAAGACACTAGCGATAGCGCTGGAATGAGCGGCGGAGCGGGGTGCAACAAGAGAAACAAAATGGGAGCGGCTCCTACCGGCGGCTTCCAACTCTCCATGTCTTCGTCGTCTTTCTCCTCGAGCTCGGCCAGCAGTGAAAGCCTGGAGGACAAGTCCGTATCGGCGGGGAAAGGGTTAAGTTTGTACAAGAGTGCAGGAGCGTGCGCGAAAGATGGCCGTCACCTACAAAAACGCGGATCGAGCTGCAAGAGTCCAAAGCAACAGAGGAGGGGCCGCCCCCTCAGTATGTCTGCAGACATTGCTAAAGCCAACACCTTGCCTCGGGTTAAGGAGAACGTGCCCCCGATGGCGGCTCACAATGTCGGCGAGTACGTCAGCATTGTGTTTAAGGAAGACAATAAGTATAACGGCGGAAGACGTGCAGGCCCAGATCGAGCACAAGCCGTGATTCACGGAACCCTGCGGCCCTCGAACCAGCCGCTCCTCGTTCCCGATAATGCTGCTAACCTTCCTCGCAGCTTCTCTGCGCCGTTGGCCGCCTCTGCTGAGTATGTCGGCATGGACGTAGGGAAGTCATCGACGCCCCTAAGCCCGCCGCAAGATGCCGTCCCCAAGGCTCGACTTGAACGTGGCGCATTTTCTCCTCTGGCACCAGATGGGAACTCTGTAAATCGACCCAAAGGAAAGATGGCAGCAGACGCCCTTAATTCGTTCATTGACAAGAACATTTCGGATCCCAGCCTTTCAGCGAGACCTGCCAGCCGCTCTGGTCCACCCGTATCCATGGAGGAGGAGACTGGGCTGGGCTTTTCTCCTGCTAAGAGCCTCCAGTCTCCCGAACACAGCGGCAGGCACGCGCGAGCCGACGCTCAGGGTCGGCGGGGCCGCCGCTCCGAGACCTTTAACTCCCCTCCCTCTGTACCTCGACACCCACCCTCCGCTACCCGCGTCTTTCCGGAAGGCGCGCAGCCGGCGGGCCACCGGCACACTTTGGACCGCTCGCTGTGGGAAAGCGGTCCGGCAGCGAGTTCGTCCGACGCGCCGCCTCCGCAAGCGTCTTCTGAACAGGGCCTTAACTATATAGACCTTGACTTGGCCATTAAAGAGAGCCCTCAAGGGGGAGCTGAGCATTCGTCTGCCACCTACAACATCGGCGCAGGCGCTACGGGCAGCGGTGCCAGCTCTAGTCTCAACACGTACGCCAGTATTGACTTCTATAAGTCAGAGGAACTGAGAGCACACCAAATTGGCAGAAAGGAAGATCCAG ATTGTTGA
- the si:ch211-284e13.4 gene encoding insulin receptor substrate 1-B isoform X1 yields MENQGAELQNDEDVQRSGYLRKHKSMHRRFFVLRTASERGPARLEYYENEKKFRSKSPVPKKVLNLETCFNINKRADSKNKHLIVLYTRSESFAIAADSEEVQNQWYQAMLDLQCNCRSPDDYGSSGECSSPSPIPTFKEVWQVKVWPKGLGHARNLVGIYRLCLTDKTVNFVKLNSDVAAVVLQLMNVRRCGHSENFFFIEVGRSAITGPGEFWMQVDDSVVAQNMHETLLEAMKALSEEFRQRSKSQSVGTSCGGGTASNPISVPSRRHHPNLPPSQVGFARRARTETPGGSSTGTSPTSRHGFPRARTASIGARSEESGASTRSTWASSSPSLNGSCSTTPTLRPKPTRAPTPAKITLSLARYTPNPAPSPASSLSSSSGHGSECGLAGAAAGGMTVCSYPRVSQRVSVSGSPSDYGSSDEYGSSPGEHSLLVPGMAAHHGHGEGPSSYIVMGQREGFFGSHHRSKGRRILRRSSSRDSEAERRLLSKRASLPLATHERLAPHRKDDDEDDEYAIMSQSGNREGSGSGSVALGRGRRDAAGENRKSFDKGREADARAPSDSGYMSMLPGVTSPAAHDEYMAMTPNNSVSPPQHMRQPSSEGYMVMSPNSSVAAELHGLGMWDSRASVESRVASDYMNVSPVSSRSACSTPPSHPEQHQLQPKMFNSYFSLPRAYQHTLYSRFEEDLNKGECKKDTSDSAGMSGGAGCNKRNKMGAAPTGGFQLSMSSSSFSSSSASSESLEDKSVSAGKGLSLYKSAGACAKDGRHLQKRGSSCKSPKQQRRGRPLSMSADIAKANTLPRVKENVPPMAAHNVGEYVSIVFKEDNKYNGGRRAGPDRAQAVIHGTLRPSNQPLLVPDNAANLPRSFSAPLAASAEYVGMDVGKSSTPLSPPQDAVPKARLERGAFSPLAPDGNSVNRPKGKMAADALNSFIDKNISDPSLSARPASRSGPPVSMEEETGLGFSPAKSLQSPEHSGRHARADAQGRRGRRSETFNSPPSVPRHPPSATRVFPEGAQPAGHRHTLDRSLWESGPAASSSDAPPPQASSEQGLNYIDLDLAIKESPQGGAEHSSATYNIGAGATGSGASSSLNTYASIDFYKSEELRAHQIGRKEDPGGKRASGQPESS; encoded by the exons ATGGAGAACCAAGGCGCCGAGCTGCAGAATGACGAAGACGTGCAGAGAAGCGGCTACCTCCGCAAGCACAAATCAATGCACCGGCGCTTCTTCGTGCTGAGGACGGCCTCGGAGCGTGGTCCCGCTCGCTTGGAGTATTACGAGAACGAGAAGAAATTCCGCAGCAAATCTCCCGTGCCCAAGAAAGTGCTGAACCTGGAGACGTGCTTCAACATCAACAAGCGGGCGGATTCCAAGAACAAGCACCTGATCGTGCTCTACACCCGCAGCGAGAGCTTCGCCATCGCCGCCGACAGCGAGGAGGTCCAAAACCAGTGGTACCAAGCCATGCTGGACCTCCAGTGCAATT GTAGATCTCCTGACGACTACGGAAGTAGCGGCGAGTGTAGTTCTCCGTCTCCGATTCCAACTTTCAAGGAGGTGTGGCAGGTTAAAGTTTGGCCAAAAGGTCTTGGACACGCCAGGAACTTAGTAGGCATCTACCGCCTGTGCCTAACTGACAAGACCGTCAACTTTGTCAAGCTCAACTCTGACGTGGCCGCTGTGGTGCTGCAGCTGATGAATGTTCGCAGATGCGGCCATTCGGAGAACTTTTTCTTCATCGAGGTGGGTCGTTCAGCCATAACCGGGCCCGGAGAGTTTTGGATGCAAGTGGACGATTCTGTGGTGGCTCAGAACATGCACGAGACCTTGCTGGAGGCCATGAAAGCTCTAAGCGAGGAGTTCCGCCAGCGCAGCAAATCTCAGTCCGTGGGGACGTCATGCGGCGGCGGAACCGCTTCCAACCCCATCAGCGTTCCGAGTCGCCGGCATCACCCGAATCTGCCGCCCAGTCAGGTAGGCTTCGCCAGGCGAGCCCGCACGGAGACCCCCGGCGGCAGCAGTACCGGCACCTCGCCGACGTCACGCCACGGATTCCCGCGGGCTCGAACGGCAAGCATCGGGGCCAGGTCAGAGGAGAGCGGAGCGAGTACCAGGTCGACGTGGGCCAGCTCCAGCCCGAGTCTTAACGGATCCTGCTCGACGACTCCCACGCTCAGGCCCAAGCCCACCAGGGCCCCCACCCCTGCGAAGATTACCCTCAGCCTCGCACGCTACACGCCTAACCCCGCTCCCTCTCCTGCTTCGAGCCTGTCCTCCAGCTCCGGTCACGGCTCCGAGTGCGGCCTGGCGGGCGCGGCGGCCGGAGGTATGACGGTGTGCTCCTACCCCCGTGTGTCTCAGAGAGTTTCTGTTTCAGGTTCCCCGAGCGACTACGGCTCCTCGGACGAATACGGCTCCAGTCCCGGTGAACACTCGCTGCTCGTGCCCGGTATGGCTGCCCATCACGGGCACGGAGAAGGGCCCTCGAGCTACATCGTCATGGGTCAGCGAGAGGGCTTCTTCGGTTCCCATCATCGCTCCAAAGGCCGACGAATTCTCCGGCGCTCATCCAGTCGGGATTCTGAGGCAGAACGACGACTACTAAGCAAGAGGGCTTCTCTGCCTTTGGCCACCCACGAACGACTGGCTCCGCATCGGAAAGATGACGACGAGGACGATGAATATGCCATAATGTCACAGAGTGGCAACAGGGAAGGCTCCGGCTCCGGCAGCGTGGCGCTAGGGCGCGGGCGGCGTGACGCGGCAGGGGAAAACAGGAAGAGTTTTGACAAAGGGAGAGAAGCAGATGCAAGAGCTCCTTCGGATAGCGGCTACATGTCAATGCTGCCTGGAGTCACGTCTCCGGCCGCACACGACGAGTACATGGCCATGACGCCCAACAACAGCGTGTCCCCGCCTCAGCACATGCGGCAGCCCAGCTCAGAGGGCTACATGGTCATGTCGCCCAATAGTAGCGTCGCCGCAGAGTTGCACGGACTGGGTATGTGGGATAGCCGGGCCAGCGTCGAGAGCCGGGTGGCCAGCGACTACATGAACGTCTCACCCGTCAGTAGCCGTTCTGCTTGTAGCACACCACCTTCCCACCCCGAACAGCACCAACTGCAACCGAAAATGTTCAATTCCTACTTTTCTCTGCCCCGAGCTTATCAGCATACCCTCTACAGTCGCTTTGAGGAGGACTTAAACAAAGGGGAGTGCAAAAAAGACACTAGCGATAGCGCTGGAATGAGCGGCGGAGCGGGGTGCAACAAGAGAAACAAAATGGGAGCGGCTCCTACCGGCGGCTTCCAACTCTCCATGTCTTCGTCGTCTTTCTCCTCGAGCTCGGCCAGCAGTGAAAGCCTGGAGGACAAGTCCGTATCGGCGGGGAAAGGGTTAAGTTTGTACAAGAGTGCAGGAGCGTGCGCGAAAGATGGCCGTCACCTACAAAAACGCGGATCGAGCTGCAAGAGTCCAAAGCAACAGAGGAGGGGCCGCCCCCTCAGTATGTCTGCAGACATTGCTAAAGCCAACACCTTGCCTCGGGTTAAGGAGAACGTGCCCCCGATGGCGGCTCACAATGTCGGCGAGTACGTCAGCATTGTGTTTAAGGAAGACAATAAGTATAACGGCGGAAGACGTGCAGGCCCAGATCGAGCACAAGCCGTGATTCACGGAACCCTGCGGCCCTCGAACCAGCCGCTCCTCGTTCCCGATAATGCTGCTAACCTTCCTCGCAGCTTCTCTGCGCCGTTGGCCGCCTCTGCTGAGTATGTCGGCATGGACGTAGGGAAGTCATCGACGCCCCTAAGCCCGCCGCAAGATGCCGTCCCCAAGGCTCGACTTGAACGTGGCGCATTTTCTCCTCTGGCACCAGATGGGAACTCTGTAAATCGACCCAAAGGAAAGATGGCAGCAGACGCCCTTAATTCGTTCATTGACAAGAACATTTCGGATCCCAGCCTTTCAGCGAGACCTGCCAGCCGCTCTGGTCCACCCGTATCCATGGAGGAGGAGACTGGGCTGGGCTTTTCTCCTGCTAAGAGCCTCCAGTCTCCCGAACACAGCGGCAGGCACGCGCGAGCCGACGCTCAGGGTCGGCGGGGCCGCCGCTCCGAGACCTTTAACTCCCCTCCCTCTGTACCTCGACACCCACCCTCCGCTACCCGCGTCTTTCCGGAAGGCGCGCAGCCGGCGGGCCACCGGCACACTTTGGACCGCTCGCTGTGGGAAAGCGGTCCGGCAGCGAGTTCGTCCGACGCGCCGCCTCCGCAAGCGTCTTCTGAACAGGGCCTTAACTATATAGACCTTGACTTGGCCATTAAAGAGAGCCCTCAAGGGGGAGCTGAGCATTCGTCTGCCACCTACAACATCGGCGCAGGCGCTACGGGCAGCGGTGCCAGCTCTAGTCTCAACACGTACGCCAGTATTGACTTCTATAAGTCAGAGGAACTGAGAGCACACCAAATTGGCAGAAAGGAAGATCCAG GAGGCAAAAGAGCAAGTGGTCAGCCTGAGTCAAGTTGA